In one Spirosoma rigui genomic region, the following are encoded:
- a CDS encoding TonB-dependent receptor domain-containing protein — MKFMLSVAALALWVGEALAQSANPGVISGSLIDSATRQPVPFATVAVRNADALLAGTTTDSAGAFRLPSLALGNYTLTLSSVGYRSRNQSVTLSADQPAAVVGAIPLRSESRTLGEVTVAAQKALIEEKGDKLVYNAEKDVSNVGGSAADVLRKVPSLSLDLDGNVQMRGNSNIRILINGKPSAMMARNLADALRQMPADNIKSVEVITSPGAKYDAEGAAGVINIITKKALQGFNGSVMASLGNLNRSTNTKLSAKTRKLGVSLSANGYQFRQVREAQTTRTTLLDGQPLNYLAQRSASDNTGTGGYGEFSLDYDPDSTSRINFSANAWGGSYPNNSTVINRLTDPAGNPLQYFRNDIQLSNPYGNSQFDLGYTKTFRKPVGVTSEREFTLLTQFSRMPDNYFYTTNRYTLDEVEQLSFRQHSTNYSRNKEYTLQADYTHPFLIRTGRDTTQFKLEMGLKAIRRDIGSEYRVEQSLDGQSPLLPDPGQSNDFDYNQQIVAGYTAIRVEARRKWNLNLGARYERTTIDGNFLTTQTTLANQYANLIPSVTLSKGIGLHTLKASYTQRIQRPQLWYLNPWLNASDPRNLQTGNPYLNPELNHAIELGHSVTTKGGLSVNTAFYWRMTNNAIEYVRTVDEAGVSLSRPQNIARRVAYGMNMNLSGQATKTWTLNGGIDLRYVDLSSPMLNQGNSGLVGNFNISSTYKMPHNYTFQTNANMNSGWISLQGKSTPFYWYGFALKREMLDKKASLTLGVNNPFNRGVSQHFRQSAPSFESDTRSFFVSRSVRLAFEWRFGQMSAGGRESRKIRNDDAGNR, encoded by the coding sequence ATGAAATTCATGTTGTCCGTAGCCGCTCTGGCGCTATGGGTTGGGGAAGCTCTTGCCCAATCCGCCAATCCGGGTGTTATCAGCGGGTCGCTCATCGACTCGGCAACCCGCCAGCCCGTTCCCTTCGCCACCGTAGCGGTCCGGAATGCCGACGCCTTGCTGGCCGGCACCACCACCGACAGCGCCGGTGCGTTCCGCCTGCCCTCGCTCGCCCTGGGCAACTATACCCTCACGCTCTCGTCGGTGGGTTACCGCTCCCGAAACCAGTCCGTCACCCTGTCGGCCGATCAGCCGGCAGCGGTGGTGGGCGCCATACCACTACGGTCCGAAAGCCGGACGCTGGGCGAAGTGACCGTGGCGGCTCAGAAAGCGCTGATTGAAGAGAAGGGCGACAAACTGGTGTACAACGCCGAGAAAGACGTATCGAACGTGGGCGGATCGGCAGCCGATGTTCTGCGAAAGGTGCCGTCGCTGAGTCTGGACCTCGACGGTAATGTGCAGATGCGGGGCAACAGCAACATACGTATACTCATCAACGGTAAGCCGTCGGCCATGATGGCCCGTAACCTGGCCGATGCGCTCCGGCAAATGCCCGCCGATAACATCAAATCGGTAGAGGTGATCACCAGTCCGGGTGCTAAATACGACGCCGAAGGGGCTGCCGGGGTGATCAATATCATCACCAAAAAAGCCCTGCAGGGATTCAACGGATCAGTCATGGCATCGCTGGGAAATCTCAACCGGAGCACCAACACGAAGCTGTCGGCAAAGACCAGGAAGCTGGGTGTTTCCCTTTCGGCCAACGGCTACCAGTTCCGGCAGGTGCGGGAAGCCCAAACGACGCGCACCACTCTCCTCGACGGGCAGCCGCTGAACTACCTCGCGCAGCGCAGCGCCAGCGACAACACGGGTACCGGTGGCTACGGTGAGTTCAGCCTCGACTACGACCCCGACTCGACCAGCCGGATTAATTTTTCGGCCAATGCCTGGGGCGGCTCGTATCCCAACAACAGTACGGTCATCAACCGCCTGACCGATCCGGCCGGTAATCCGCTTCAGTATTTCCGCAATGATATCCAGCTGAGCAATCCCTACGGTAACAGCCAGTTCGACCTGGGTTACACCAAAACATTTCGCAAACCCGTGGGGGTAACGTCGGAGCGGGAGTTCACGCTGCTGACCCAGTTCAGCCGGATGCCCGACAACTATTTTTACACCACCAACCGCTACACGCTGGATGAGGTTGAGCAGTTGAGCTTTCGCCAGCACAGCACCAACTACAGCCGCAACAAAGAGTATACCCTGCAGGCCGATTATACCCATCCGTTCCTGATCCGGACGGGCCGGGATACAACCCAGTTTAAGCTGGAAATGGGATTGAAAGCCATCCGGCGGGACATCGGCAGCGAATACCGCGTGGAGCAGTCGCTCGATGGTCAGTCGCCCCTGCTGCCCGATCCGGGCCAGTCGAACGATTTCGACTACAACCAGCAGATTGTAGCGGGGTACACCGCTATCCGGGTCGAAGCCAGGCGGAAATGGAACCTGAACCTGGGTGCCCGGTATGAGCGCACCACGATCGACGGGAACTTCCTGACGACCCAGACGACCTTGGCGAACCAGTACGCGAACCTGATTCCTAGTGTCACGCTGTCGAAAGGAATCGGGTTGCACACCCTCAAAGCAAGCTATACGCAGCGGATTCAGCGGCCCCAGCTCTGGTACCTGAACCCCTGGCTCAACGCCAGCGACCCGCGCAACCTGCAAACCGGTAATCCCTACCTGAACCCGGAACTGAACCACGCCATCGAGTTGGGCCATAGCGTAACGACCAAAGGGGGCCTATCGGTTAATACCGCTTTCTACTGGCGCATGACCAACAACGCCATTGAATACGTCCGGACGGTCGATGAAGCAGGCGTTTCGCTGAGCAGGCCCCAGAACATTGCCCGGCGTGTTGCCTACGGTATGAACATGAACCTGTCGGGCCAGGCGACCAAGACCTGGACGCTGAACGGAGGGATCGACCTGCGGTATGTCGACCTGAGCAGCCCCATGCTGAACCAAGGCAACAGCGGCCTGGTGGGCAATTTTAACATCAGCAGTACCTACAAGATGCCGCATAACTACACCTTCCAGACCAACGCGAATATGAACTCGGGCTGGATCAGCCTGCAGGGAAAGAGCACGCCATTCTACTGGTATGGGTTCGCGCTGAAGCGGGAGATGCTGGATAAAAAGGCCAGTCTGACCCTCGGCGTCAACAATCCGTTCAACCGGGGCGTAAGCCAGCACTTCCGGCAGTCGGCACCCAGCTTTGAGTCGGATACCCGTTCGTTCTTCGTCAGCCGCTCCGTCCGGCTCGCCTTCGAGTGGCGGTTCGGCCAGATGAGCGCGGGCGGCAGGGAAAGCCGCAAAATCCGCAACGACGACGCCGGAAACCGATGA
- a CDS encoding NAD(P)/FAD-dependent oxidoreductase — MMVEHDYDVLIIGGSYAGLSAALQLARSLRRVLVIDAGQPCNRQTPHSHGFLTRDGQAPSALRAVAREQLGQYPTVELLTGNVVTAGPVAGGFGVTAELAAGAERATFTGRKVLLATGIRDVMPDLPGFAECWGRSVLHCPYCHGYEVHSQPLGILANGETGYEMATLLQQWTSRLTVYTNGPSTLTSDQRQLLDQLRIAVVEQPVAAIDHTDGMLTALRFTDGTCVHPTALFSRVPFRHHTDLAAQLGCALTENGLIQATEFGQTNVAGVFAAGDITNPFRQVALAVANGSKAVAWMNRDMIAEDIRRCTQPAGTMV, encoded by the coding sequence ATGATGGTAGAACACGACTATGATGTGCTCATAATTGGCGGCAGCTACGCCGGCCTTAGTGCCGCCCTGCAACTGGCGCGCTCCCTGCGCCGGGTACTGGTCATTGACGCGGGGCAGCCCTGTAACCGGCAGACACCCCATTCGCACGGCTTTCTGACCCGCGACGGACAGGCCCCGTCGGCGCTTAGGGCCGTTGCCCGCGAGCAGCTCGGTCAGTACCCGACGGTTGAACTGCTCACGGGCAACGTCGTTACGGCCGGGCCCGTGGCGGGCGGTTTCGGCGTGACAGCCGAGCTGGCGGCCGGGGCAGAACGCGCAACGTTCACGGGACGGAAGGTGCTGCTGGCAACGGGCATTAGGGACGTGATGCCTGACCTGCCGGGCTTTGCCGAATGCTGGGGCCGGTCGGTACTTCACTGTCCCTATTGTCACGGCTACGAAGTTCACAGCCAGCCGCTGGGTATCCTGGCGAATGGCGAGACTGGCTACGAAATGGCGACACTTCTTCAGCAGTGGACTTCCCGGCTTACGGTCTATACCAATGGCCCGTCTACGCTGACCTCCGACCAGCGGCAGCTGCTGGACCAGCTTCGGATAGCGGTCGTTGAACAGCCCGTGGCGGCTATTGATCATACCGATGGGATGCTGACCGCCCTGCGGTTCACCGATGGCACGTGCGTTCACCCGACGGCTCTGTTCTCGCGCGTTCCCTTCCGTCACCACACCGACCTTGCTGCCCAGCTAGGCTGTGCCCTGACGGAAAACGGATTGATTCAGGCGACCGAGTTTGGCCAGACGAACGTAGCGGGGGTGTTTGCCGCCGGGGACATAACCAATCCCTTCCGGCAGGTGGCGCTGGCCGTTGCCAACGGGTCTAAAGCGGTGGCATGGATGAACCGGGACATGATTGCCGAAGATATCCGGCGATGCACTCAACCCGCCGGGACGATGGTTTAA
- a CDS encoding MerC domain-containing protein, translated as MLNSLRVQAKADYLGILGSIGCIIHCLITPVLVMTSTLLRNDSLRTGFLSLDYLFIAINIMAVWSASRHTSRRLARSLWLCLTLFTIGLLLEKLDARFAYLAYAASLGLVVTHVLNIRRHTH; from the coding sequence ATGCTGAATTCACTACGTGTCCAAGCCAAAGCTGACTACCTGGGGATCCTGGGTTCGATTGGTTGTATCATCCACTGCCTGATCACACCCGTGCTGGTGATGACCTCAACGTTACTCCGGAATGACTCCCTCCGGACCGGATTTTTGAGCCTCGATTACCTGTTTATCGCCATTAACATCATGGCCGTCTGGTCGGCGAGCCGGCATACATCGCGCCGGCTGGCCCGTTCACTCTGGCTATGCCTGACGCTGTTCACCATTGGCTTGCTGCTCGAAAAGCTGGATGCCCGATTTGCGTACCTGGCTTACGCGGCTTCGCTGGGACTCGTGGTGACGCACGTACTCAACATCCGCCGGCATACCCACTAA
- a CDS encoding carboxypeptidase-like regulatory domain-containing protein, with translation MTMLLTATGLGTTRTSAQTLPQTAFSQVQGIILDSASSQPVPLVSMSLLNKKKTVLVRGTGNEAGVVALGQVPPDTYIVTVAGAGYQAQTVGPIRVKSAGLSIQLDTIRLRSSHVAQARPQAVLGRVKGTVIDSASGRPLPLMSMSLVNKRRTAVRRESGSDQGFFLFDQVPADTYTLTITGLGYETKVIQGVQVSATDRSIQLDAIRLRSTGQSLKQPQAISSRPVRYARPMRTSAQTLVSKQP, from the coding sequence ATGACGATGCTGCTGACGGCTACCGGACTGGGTACAACCCGGACCAGCGCGCAAACGCTGCCCCAAACGGCATTTAGTCAGGTGCAGGGCATCATCCTGGATTCGGCCAGCAGTCAACCTGTACCGCTCGTGTCGATGAGCTTGCTGAATAAGAAGAAAACCGTACTGGTTCGGGGAACGGGAAACGAAGCGGGCGTTGTTGCGCTTGGTCAGGTTCCTCCCGATACCTACATCGTGACCGTAGCGGGCGCAGGTTACCAGGCCCAGACCGTTGGTCCCATCAGGGTTAAATCGGCGGGCTTGTCCATCCAGCTCGACACCATCCGGTTGAGATCCAGTCACGTTGCTCAGGCCCGGCCACAAGCGGTACTGGGCCGGGTGAAGGGCACCGTCATTGACTCCGCCAGTGGCCGGCCGCTGCCACTCATGTCCATGAGCCTGGTCAACAAACGCCGAACGGCGGTCAGGCGGGAGTCGGGGAGTGATCAGGGCTTTTTCCTGTTCGATCAGGTGCCGGCTGATACGTATACGCTGACCATTACCGGACTGGGATACGAAACGAAGGTTATTCAGGGCGTGCAGGTGAGCGCCACCGATCGGTCGATACAACTCGACGCAATCCGGCTACGGTCAACGGGCCAGTCTCTCAAACAGCCCCAGGCGATATCATCCCGCCCCGTTCGCTACGCACGTCCCATGCGAACGTCCGCACAGACCCTGGTATCCAAACAGCCGTAA